The sequence CGGGCCAGGTCTTGTCCCCATCCCCCGCCTCCACGTGTTGGTCCTCATGTCCGTGCTCTAcctccatttctttccatttccgTTACTTTGGGGTTCTGTCCCCAGTCCCTTATCCACGACCTTGTTCCCATATCCCGGAGGCGGTCCCTGTAGCCCAAACAGACCCTGTCCCCATCGCCTGGGCTCCATCCTTCTGTCAGGACTGGCCTTGTCCCGGACCCCATTACCTTGGGATCCTTTCCTGCATCTTGTTCCCATCTCCTCTGTCACGTCCCCCTCTCCTGGGCTTCGTTCCCTGTCTCCTACCAGGCTCGTGGTTGTGCCCGCTCCACGCTGTCCCCTGGGTTCCTTCCTGTGTCCAGTTGTGCCTCCTGTCCACATCCGCTGGCCTCCATCTTTCTTTTTGGGCCAGGCCTTGATCCCATCCCTGTCCTCCTGGAGAGTCTTTCCTTGAGTTCTGTCACCAGCCCCATTACTTTGGGGCCCTCCCCTGGGTTCTTTCCCCCACCCCATGGACCTCTGTCTCTTGGGGTCACTCCCCATCTCCTGGGTCTTGTGCTCATCTTCCTGTGTCCTTCCCTGCATCTTGTCCCATCTGCTGGGTGCTGTCCTTCTCTCAGGACCAGTCCTTGTCTGCATCCCCATTACCCTGGGGTTCTCTCCTGGGTCGTGTCCCTGGGGTCAGCCCTCGTCTCATGTATGTGCGTGTCCCCATCACACCCTGTGTCCCCGCAGGGCAGCAGCTATGGTGGGTGctcagcagctggagctggctgcGGGCCGAGCAGCGCCAAGTACCGGGGAACACCCTTACGAGTGCTTGGAGTGTGGCAAAGCCTTCAGATGGTCCTCACGCCTCGTCCACCACCAGCGCACCCACACGGGTGAACGGCCCTACAAGTGCTCTGAGTGCCCCAAAGCCTTCAAGGGCTCCTCGGCGCTGCTCTACCACCAGCGCAGCCACACGGGCGAGCGGCCCTACAAATGCTCCGAGTGTCCCAAAGCCTTCAAACGCTCGTCGCTGCTGCAGATCCACCAGAGCGTGCACACAGGGCTGCGCGCCTTCAAGTGCGCGCTGTGTGGGCTGGCCTTCAAGTGGTCCTCGCACTACCAGTACCACCTGCGGCAGCATACGGGTGAGCGGCCCTACAAGTGCACCTCCTGCCCCAAAGCCTTCAAGAACTCCTCCAGCCTCCGCCGCCACCGCCACATCCACACAGGCGAGCGGCCCTACGTCTGCTCCGCCTGCGGCAAGGCCTTCACCCAATCCACCAACCTCCGCCAACACCAGCGCACCCACACAGGAGAGCGGCCCTACGCCTGTTCCCATTGCTCCAAGACCTTCACTCATTCTTCCAACCTCCTCCTCCATCAGCGAACCCACTCCAGCACCCGGTCCCACAAGTGCCCGACTTGCCCCAAAGCCTTTGTCTCAGATGCCTGCTTGCAGAAGCATCTGCAGAGCCATGCCGCATCCCCGTTGTTGCCATCCCCGCTGTCCCCGTCCCAGCTGTCCCCACCACCACTGCTCCTGGAGGCGGTGGAGATGCTGTGGAAGTGCGCTGAGTGCCACCTGGCTTTCCccagccaggagcagctgctgagccaCCAACGCAGCCACGCACAGCCAGCAACACCAGGGGACGTCACCGCAACGGCCACCCATCGCTGCCCCACCTGTGGCAAGACCTTCAAGAACAGCTCAGGGTTGGCGCGGCACAGGCACAGCCACGGTGCTGAACGGCCCTACAAGTGCTCGCAGTGCCACAGGAGCTTCGGGCAGCTGGCTGGGCTGCTGGGCCACCAGCGGGGTCACTCGGCGGAAACACCGCATCCTCCTCCGGCGACCCCAACCCCGACCTCGGTACCGTCGGAGCGTCCCTACCAGTGCACCGAGTGTGGCAAAGCCTTCAAGGGCTCGTCGGGGTTGCGTTACCACATGCGGGACCACACGGGCGAACGGCCCTACAAGTGCTCCGAGTGCCCCAAGGCCTTCAAGCGCTCCTCACTGCTCGCCATCCACCAGCGGGTGCACACGGGGCTGCGTGCCTTCAAGTGCGCCGAGTGCGGCCTCACCTTCAAGTGGTCCTCGCACTACCAGTACCACCTGCGGCTGCACACTGGCGAGCGGCCCTACGCCTGTCCCGACTGCCCCAAGGCCTTCAAGAACACCTCCTGCCTCCGCCGCCACCGGCAGCTGCACACAGGCGAGCGGCCTCACGCCTGCCCCATCTGTGGCAAGGCCTTCACCCAGACCTCCAACCTCCGCCAACACCAGCGCACCCACACGGGCGAGCGGCCCTATGCCTGTTCCCACTGCGGCAAAACCTTCACCCATTCCTCCAACCTCCAGCTCCACCAACGCACCCACTCCAGCGCCCGGCCCCACCAGTGTCCCCTCTGCCCCAAAGCCTTTGTCATGGCCTCCTACCTCCAGCGGCACCTCCGCACCCACGCAGCTGGCCCCAAAGGGTCCCCTCGCCCTGTCCCGACACCGCAGCGCGACGGCCCCGTCCTGcaggctgccctcagcctgGAGGTGACGGCTCCTGATGCCCacaccttcctgctgctgcagacgCCGCAGGGCCtccagctcatccccagccctCCACCGGCCCCACAGAAGCTCATCCTGCTCCCCACAGCTTCCCAGCCTGCTCCCAAACACCAAGGGGAGTCCCCGACCCCCGGGCAGAGCCTTCTGCTTGTGCCCAGCGCGGGGACCACGCTGCCCACGTTGCGGCTACAGGCAGTCACGGCTGTCCCACAGGGGACGGGGACCGGTATCCTCGTTCTGCAGGGCCTCCCCGAGCAACCCCTGCACCCAGCAGGCATCCCGCAGGGACAGGCAGCGGTGGAGGGGGCGGCTGTCAGGCTGCAGGCCAATGAGGTGACAAATGTCCAGTTGCAGGCGCTGCCACAACCCACAGATGTCACCAGCGTTCCGCTCCAAGCTACTGATGTGACGAATGTCCAGCTGCAAGCCCTGCCACAACCCACAGATGTCACCAACATTCAGCTCCAAGCCACTGAGGTGACAAATGTCCAGCTGCAAGCCCTGCCACAACCCACGGATGTCACCAACATCCAGATGCAAGCTACTGAGGTAGCAGATGTCCAGATGCAAGCTCTTCCACAGCCCTCAGATGTCACCAACAttgagctgcaggctgctgaggtGACAAATGTCCATCTCCAAGCTCTGTCACAACCCTCTGAGGTCACCAACATCCAGCTGCAAGCTGGTGAGGTGACCAATGTCCAGCTCCAAGCCTTGCCGCATCCCTTGGAGGTCACAAACATCCAGCTGCAAGCCCTGCCACAGTCCACAGATGTCACCAATGTTGAGCTGGAAGC is a genomic window of Meleagris gallopavo isolate NT-WF06-2002-E0010 breed Aviagen turkey brand Nicholas breeding stock chromosome 1, Turkey_5.1, whole genome shotgun sequence containing:
- the LOC109365936 gene encoding LOW QUALITY PROTEIN: zinc finger protein 628-like (The sequence of the model RefSeq protein was modified relative to this genomic sequence to represent the inferred CDS: deleted 1 base in 1 codon), whose translation is MDLCLLGSLPISWVLCSSSCVLPCILSHLLGAVLLSGPVLVCIPITLGFSPGSCPWGQPSSHVCACPHHTLCPRRAAAMVGAQQLELAAGRAAPSTGEHPYECLECGKAFRWSSRLVHHQRTHTGERPYKCSECPKAFKGSSALLYHQRSHTGERPYKCSECPKAFKRSSLLQIHQSVHTGLRAFKCALCGLAFKWSSHYQYHLRQHTGERPYKCTSCPKAFKNSSSLRRHRHIHTGERPYVCSACGKAFTQSTNLRQHQRTHTGERPYACSHCSKTFTHSSNLLLHQRTHSSTRSHKCPTCPKAFVSDACLQKHLQSHAASPLLPSPLSPSQLSPPPLLLEAVEMLWKCAECHLAFPSQEQLLSHQRSHAQPATPGDVTATATHRCPTCGKTFKNSSGLARHRHSHGAERPYKCSQCHRSFGQLAGLLGHQRGHSAETPHPPPATPTPTSVPSERPYQCTECGKAFKGSSGLRYHMRDHTGERPYKCSECPKAFKRSSLLAIHQRVHTGLRAFKCAECGLTFKWSSHYQYHLRLHTGERPYACPDCPKAFKNTSCLRRHRQLHTGERPHACPICGKAFTQTSNLRQHQRTHTGERPYACSHCGKTFTHSSNLQLHQRTHSSARPHQCPLCPKAFVMASYLQRHLRTHAAGPKGSPRPVPTPQRDGPVLQAALSLEVTAPDAHTFLLLQTPQGLQLIPSPPPAPQKLILLPTASQPAPKHQGESPTPGQSLLLVPSAGTTLPTLRLQAVTAVPQGTGTGILVLQGLPEQPLHPAGIPQGQAAVEGAAVRLQANEVTNVQLQALPQPTDVTSVPLQATDVTNVQLQALPQPTDVTNIQLQATEVTNVQLQALPQPTDVTNIQMQATEVADVQMQALPQPSDVTNIELQAAEVTNVHLQALSQPSEVTNIQLQAGEVTNVQLQALPHPLEVTNIQLQALPQSTDVTNVELEATEVTNVQLQTLPQSSEVTNIQLQATEVPNVQLQTTEVTSVQLQATEVPNIQLQNTDVTNVRLETTDVPDVHLETMEVPSVHLETTEVPSVHLQATEMANIQLQATEMASVHLPANDVANTHLQGTEVTNLHVESTEVPNINLQATEVANVQLQATEVANVHLETSEVPSIHLQATDMASVHLEATEVPSVHLETMEVPDVHLETVEVPDVHLQTTEVTSVQLQAVEVPNIHLQTTEVPNIQLQTLEVPPVHLQPPSGAQPAPLSSGVSLPAGPEVLLVQGGPEPAIGLGVLQTSEGLRSVLVLRGSSDQSPVPTPAPPKVLVLRGEPRQGGVSEGPAVVQLLPGSPTPHLPVVQGVQVLPGASLCIPSEGEHRPHSHATGSHGRPMAPTVTTWPLRQHSGCPRAIQRPPCGPPQLLQPL